In the genome of Shewanella glacialimarina, one region contains:
- a CDS encoding type II secretion system protein, which produces MQKQQGFTLIELVVVIIILGILAVTAAPKFINLQGDARVSALAGMKASIQGANTLVYSKAALAGQEKKAKGDTVPPSVNIGTGTNAVTQFGYLQGLKAELENAVEVKFNAATSITDPTTTGTEDWTIFQGSGVVTIWQKGAPAACKLTYTEASSATVRPSFVVETTAANC; this is translated from the coding sequence ATGCAAAAACAACAAGGTTTTACTCTAATTGAATTAGTGGTAGTGATCATTATTTTAGGTATTTTAGCGGTAACTGCTGCGCCTAAGTTTATCAACTTGCAAGGCGATGCACGAGTGTCTGCACTAGCGGGTATGAAAGCGTCTATTCAGGGGGCGAATACATTAGTTTATTCAAAAGCGGCTTTAGCTGGTCAAGAGAAGAAAGCTAAAGGTGATACAGTTCCTCCATCAGTGAATATTGGTACAGGTACTAATGCTGTAACACAGTTTGGTTACTTGCAAGGTTTGAAAGCAGAGCTTGAAAATGCTGTGGAAGTAAAATTCAATGCAGCAACAAGTATAACAGATCCTACGACGACAGGGACTGAAGATTGGACAATCTTTCAAGGTTCTGGCGTTGTCACTATTTGGCAAAAAGGTGCGCCCGCAGCATGTAAGTTAACTTACACTGAAGCTTCTAGCGCAACAGTTAGACCCTCTTTTGTGGTAGAGACTACAGCAGCAAACTGCTAA
- a CDS encoding MSHA biogenesis protein MshP, with translation MFLKLSIKSHQQGSALVIGIFVLIVMFLLAASLLRIVEDSDVSISMEVWGARALNSANSGADASLGQLFPLNGATASCINVSSTWIPPANAVGFHGCSVTITCNSATVSSLTQYRISSKAVCETGACGANSSTDCLRVQRQVEVEARGN, from the coding sequence ATGTTCCTTAAATTGTCGATAAAATCACACCAACAAGGCAGCGCATTAGTGATTGGTATTTTTGTGCTAATAGTGATGTTTTTGCTCGCGGCAAGTTTACTGCGCATTGTCGAAGATTCTGATGTCTCTATTTCGATGGAAGTATGGGGAGCGCGAGCACTTAATAGCGCGAACAGCGGTGCAGATGCTTCTTTAGGGCAACTGTTTCCTTTAAATGGCGCAACTGCATCATGCATCAATGTGAGTTCAACCTGGATACCTCCTGCTAATGCGGTTGGATTTCATGGCTGCAGTGTCACCATTACCTGTAATAGCGCGACGGTCAGTTCCCTTACTCAGTACCGCATTAGCAGTAAAGCCGTGTGTGAAACCGGAGCCTGTGGCGCTAACAGCAGTACTGATTGTTTAAGAGTACAAAGGCAAGTAGAGGTAGAAGCCCGTGGGAATTAA
- a CDS encoding prepilin-type N-terminal cleavage/methylation domain-containing protein: protein MDLNLSTSRLNGFTLVELVTTIILIGIVSVVVLPRFFSSSSFSAYTLRNEFISELRQAQLRALNNTDRCYEVNVTATGYQLRHYSDRAGNSCATLIRTEAIQGYSGGASISLVASASKSFNITFDSLGRMLSPSCTGACFNINADDILKVAVESEGYIYAL from the coding sequence ATGGATTTAAATCTTTCAACATCAAGACTAAACGGCTTTACTTTAGTCGAGCTGGTAACCACGATAATACTGATAGGTATTGTCTCGGTTGTGGTGTTGCCGCGTTTTTTTTCTAGCTCGAGCTTCAGTGCATATACGTTACGTAATGAATTTATTTCAGAGCTTCGCCAAGCTCAATTAAGAGCACTGAATAACACCGACCGATGCTATGAGGTTAATGTCACTGCTACGGGTTATCAGTTACGCCATTATAGCGATCGCGCAGGAAATAGCTGCGCTACACTTATTCGCACCGAAGCAATACAAGGCTATAGTGGCGGCGCTTCTATCAGTTTAGTCGCATCCGCTAGTAAGTCATTTAACATTACTTTTGATAGTTTAGGTCGAATGTTATCACCCAGTTGTACTGGTGCGTGTTTCAATATTAATGCTGATGACATTTTAAAAGTGGCTGTTGAGTCTGAGGGTTATATTTATGCTTTATAA
- a CDS encoding type II secretion system F family protein, translating into MPTYHYRGRNAQGQSVTAQLESADENSAADALMSRGIIPLELREVKPQKTFSMSSLFGSKVSLEELQIFSRQMYSLTRSGIPILRAIAGLSETTHSVRMKQALDDISSQLTAGRPLSSAMNQHQDVFDSLFISMVHVGENTGKLEDAFIQLSGYIEREQETRRRIKSAMRYPMFVLIAIAIAMVILNIMVIPKFADMFSRFGAELPWATKILMATSSLFVNFWPHMIVGLIGIIVGIRYWLHSEKGEKQWDKWKLHIPAVGSIIERSTLARYCRSFSMMLSAGVPMTQALSLVADAVDNAYMHDKIVGMRRGIESGESMLRVSNQSKLFTPLVLQMVAVGEETGQIDQLLTDAADFYEGEVDYDLKNLTAKLEPILIGFVACIVLILALGIYLPMWDMLNVVKG; encoded by the coding sequence ATGCCCACTTATCATTATCGAGGTAGAAATGCGCAAGGTCAGTCAGTGACGGCGCAACTGGAGTCAGCGGATGAAAACTCAGCCGCGGACGCCTTGATGAGCCGTGGCATTATTCCATTAGAACTAAGAGAAGTAAAACCGCAAAAGACATTCTCCATGAGTAGCTTGTTTGGCAGCAAAGTGTCATTGGAAGAGTTACAAATCTTTTCACGGCAAATGTACTCGCTGACTCGGTCTGGTATTCCTATTTTAAGAGCAATAGCAGGGCTGTCGGAAACCACTCATTCAGTGCGGATGAAACAAGCATTGGATGATATATCATCGCAGTTAACCGCAGGTAGACCTTTGTCTTCTGCGATGAATCAACATCAAGATGTATTCGATTCTTTATTTATTTCTATGGTTCATGTTGGTGAGAATACCGGTAAGTTAGAAGATGCTTTTATTCAATTATCTGGTTATATCGAACGTGAGCAGGAAACTCGTCGTCGAATAAAATCGGCTATGCGCTACCCCATGTTTGTGTTAATCGCGATCGCTATTGCTATGGTGATACTCAATATCATGGTTATCCCTAAATTTGCTGATATGTTTTCACGCTTTGGTGCAGAACTACCCTGGGCAACTAAAATTTTAATGGCAACCTCTAGTCTATTTGTTAATTTTTGGCCGCATATGATAGTTGGCTTAATTGGTATTATAGTGGGCATTCGTTATTGGTTACACAGCGAGAAAGGCGAGAAACAGTGGGATAAATGGAAGTTACATATTCCAGCAGTGGGTTCAATCATTGAGCGTTCGACACTGGCGCGTTATTGCCGGAGCTTCTCGATGATGCTAAGCGCAGGAGTACCAATGACACAAGCGCTCAGTCTCGTTGCTGATGCGGTAGATAATGCTTACATGCATGACAAAATTGTAGGTATGCGACGAGGAATCGAGTCTGGCGAATCCATGCTTAGAGTGTCGAATCAAAGTAAGTTGTTTACACCATTAGTGCTGCAAATGGTTGCCGTTGGTGAAGAAACCGGCCAGATTGATCAGTTGTTAACCGATGCTGCTGACTTTTATGAGGGCGAGGTTGATTACGATTTAAAAAATCTCACCGCTAAATTAGAACCTATATTGATTGGTTTTGTTGCTTGTATCGTATTGATTCTCGCGTTGGGTATTTACCTCCCTATGTGGGATATGCTCAATGTGGTTAAAGGCTAG
- a CDS encoding PilW family protein: protein MRVITRPKGAKQAAFTLVEMVMVILILGIVVVGVSSFVIFGTRIFVESSAVDQVLSQSRFGVERMTRDIRSALPNSTRLLTATDGSYQCLEFVPITASTSYVNAPIAPAATSNTLSAIVINQTILAGQWAIIYPLTASEIYNPTGSTAKRFLISSVSTSGDQVDLTFGASIRFTQASPLKRLYLTAQPVSYCVENQPNGTSDLTRYANYGYQNSQPVPTAMANRVIMAQNIINSLLIEPAIILTPSSLVTNAIVHIEPRFSVNGESFKYQHQVQVINVP, encoded by the coding sequence ATGCGAGTGATTACTCGACCTAAAGGGGCTAAACAAGCCGCTTTTACGCTTGTAGAAATGGTCATGGTTATTCTTATTTTAGGCATAGTTGTAGTTGGCGTCAGCAGCTTTGTTATTTTTGGCACGCGTATTTTTGTGGAATCGAGCGCGGTGGATCAAGTATTAAGCCAAAGCCGTTTTGGGGTCGAGCGGATGACAAGAGACATTCGCAGCGCACTGCCTAATTCAACACGTTTACTGACAGCAACAGATGGCAGCTACCAATGTTTAGAATTTGTTCCTATTACTGCCAGTACATCCTACGTCAATGCACCAATCGCACCGGCTGCAACAAGTAATACACTGAGTGCAATTGTGATTAATCAAACCATTTTAGCAGGGCAATGGGCGATTATTTATCCGCTAACCGCAAGTGAAATTTATAATCCAACCGGCAGCACCGCAAAACGATTTCTAATATCAAGTGTTAGCACCAGTGGCGATCAAGTTGACTTAACCTTTGGCGCATCAATTCGATTTACTCAAGCTTCACCATTAAAGCGACTTTATCTAACCGCGCAACCTGTGAGCTATTGTGTTGAAAACCAACCTAATGGCACCTCAGATTTAACCCGCTACGCTAATTATGGTTATCAAAACAGTCAGCCAGTCCCTACAGCAATGGCCAACAGGGTGATTATGGCGCAAAATATTATCAACAGTTTATTAATTGAGCCTGCCATAATCTTAACACCATCCAGTTTGGTGACTAATGCGATTGTGCATATTGAGCCTAGGTTTAGTGTCAATGGTGAGTCATTTAAATATCAGCATCAGGTGCAGGTGATCAATGTTCCTTAA
- a CDS encoding prepilin-type N-terminal cleavage/methylation domain-containing protein: MKLNQKGFSLIELVIVIVILGLLAATAIPRFLNVTEDAENASVDGVSGGLATAVGFVRAQWEVDGRRNTSVILDGTSVSLDTRFGFPTGTTNTDVTSMTDATCQEVFNSVLQSAPRNVLYTADARDQRYTVRALDNVGGSATAINGTSVTGIDVCVYHQIASLTVNQTTGIATPAPDLSTAGAKGVTYNPGTGQVLSFTNN; the protein is encoded by the coding sequence ATGAAGTTGAATCAAAAAGGCTTTTCATTAATTGAGTTGGTCATTGTTATTGTGATCCTTGGGTTACTTGCAGCAACCGCTATTCCGCGTTTTTTAAACGTGACCGAAGATGCTGAAAATGCCAGTGTTGACGGTGTATCAGGTGGTTTAGCGACTGCGGTTGGTTTTGTGAGAGCGCAATGGGAAGTTGATGGTCGTCGTAATACGTCGGTTATTTTAGACGGTACTAGTGTTTCATTAGACACTCGCTTTGGTTTCCCTACAGGGACAACTAATACTGACGTGACCTCTATGACGGATGCGACCTGCCAGGAAGTATTTAACAGTGTATTACAAAGCGCACCACGTAATGTACTGTATACCGCCGATGCAAGGGATCAGCGCTATACCGTTAGGGCACTAGATAATGTCGGCGGTTCAGCTACTGCAATTAACGGCACGAGTGTGACAGGCATTGATGTATGCGTTTATCACCAAATTGCATCTTTGACGGTTAACCAAACTACGGGTATTGCCACTCCTGCACCGGATTTAAGCACTGCTGGCGCAAAAGGCGTGACATACAACCCTGGTACAGGACAGGTATTGTCCTTTACCAACAACTAA
- a CDS encoding DUF6701 domain-containing protein yields the protein MGIKLISRILTCVGVITALFTTTVFAFDVVDESVTWPTVAQGHHQDNNNSCHQISSPQLSMQGGSRINGTLGADLAYCSNNSGSGLPNNSCDTASGGDRFCTVTGSDIRGLSLNGNNAFKTSNGAGGGVGSCTANQNISLGNTGQNQFSSIALYSACTVTLSSTQQEYRFQSIEAGSGAKLVFPAGDYWINSLTLNQNAQIVLQGNARIFIGNNIQLNGAKINETNTHSLQLIAYKNMSLTSGAIIGGRVYSDETLTIDNNSIINGRVTSRYLTINSNGQINDASVAVPFHIQYGKATTTSITFTTAFPTGVKPLVFLMPTVSTSNSNNDGPASALLGNVTAQGFTWSKQEPESPTNQYIPSNNMPEVHWIAVTPGNYDLPNGTKLIAGSVNYNQALFGSNSPYTPVTLPASQDVLLNQIQTRNNNCWFTSTSQFTSTGIELALDTSEVRDNSARCQPGGLNNSQIQNETIGYLSLKSGSGAMVLSGENTNYHFGKSQTFTASGVQDLAYQCGFTTSLIGFSNIPVLVAGKNSRNGGDGGWLRRCQLSNSLFSMVDDEDTYQDTDRRHIFENYSFVAIERLTKVRQCFTDDFQRSSVGNDWVVSNSGGGFTPSIVNNRLRVTQAAGNQATSSTYQRLFPAANNLVEIEFDHYAYGGSGADGIAFVLSNAAVTPQAGAYGGPLGYGARTTVNGFAGGWLGFGIDEYGNFSTEGGPNGPGRRQQSVVVRGSGSGTSGYPYLRGSCNNGTTNTAGNCLSPTVDNNNVTPAHRYRITIDSKIAGQSIVKVERNSGSGFIEVVPAFNAAAISTQAAIPADFLLSLTGSTGGSTNNHEIDNVEICALDSRPIGVVIDHFEFTHSGSGLTCGPETLTLKACANADCSQTVPDFVTATLSPATVTGGGGWVGGNVVSFSGGATTLQLNRNTVGTVVVDVTGSTPGAKPFSQTLCRIAGSAASAANCTLTFADSGFIFDVPDKLANKPAPDIVVSAVKKSDITKQCIPSFANVSKNVAFWSTYTSPSVPINGQSVSVNGTNVGKTSATATNIALAFDALGKAKIAVNYPDAGQLQLDARYTGTGNEQGLIMLGNDPFVSFPVGLCITPQDTGAQCVAGNSSCNVYKKAGESFNLLIQGKAWQIDGDTNYCDNPNTPNYAHSNITLGRSIVAPSGGELGTVSNVSYAQVAQTTNTSIVPQSISEVGVFTFSAKPPTNYLGSSFYDIPLAQSPNIGRFVPDRFVVSGVSVLPACGVFSYMDQPFPLSMNLTAYNIFSSVTKNYQAAFAKGTAQLVGENSNNGTELSNRLSSLPVNAASWVAGVAKVDASYRAKFARTTAPNVDGPFSALDIGVKVFDNDTNIAFVADPDMRADNTGNCTTPLNTCSAKRITTQDLRHGRVTMDNTYGPENEILRMPTYAQYWNGSQWVVNVGDSCSVINGSLSGAEIYTPTKVAGQTVTRTNNSTNISVGKMTLFWQNTGTNNYRGQVQAPAQVDSWLQWYWNYDTSSVNLLVNPQASAFFGRYRGHDRIIYWEEVRQ from the coding sequence GTGGGAATTAAATTGATATCGCGAATTCTTACCTGTGTTGGCGTGATAACGGCGTTATTTACGACGACTGTATTTGCATTTGATGTTGTTGACGAATCAGTGACCTGGCCTACAGTGGCTCAAGGACATCATCAAGACAACAATAATAGTTGTCATCAAATCTCTAGCCCGCAACTCTCTATGCAGGGGGGCTCTCGCATTAACGGCACTTTGGGGGCAGATCTGGCCTATTGCTCTAATAATAGTGGTTCAGGTTTACCTAATAATAGCTGTGATACCGCTTCAGGTGGTGATCGTTTTTGTACAGTCACAGGCAGTGATATCCGAGGCTTGAGCTTAAACGGCAATAATGCCTTTAAAACCAGCAATGGTGCCGGTGGTGGTGTAGGGTCCTGTACCGCAAATCAAAATATTAGTTTGGGTAATACGGGCCAAAATCAATTCAGTTCAATTGCATTGTATTCAGCCTGTACTGTTACCCTCTCTTCAACCCAGCAAGAGTATCGATTTCAGTCTATAGAAGCCGGAAGTGGTGCTAAGTTGGTTTTCCCCGCAGGGGACTACTGGATAAATTCTTTAACATTAAATCAAAATGCACAGATAGTATTGCAGGGAAATGCACGCATTTTTATTGGTAATAACATTCAATTAAACGGCGCTAAAATTAACGAAACCAATACTCATTCGTTACAGTTAATTGCCTATAAAAACATGAGTTTAACTTCTGGAGCGATTATTGGTGGGCGTGTTTATAGTGATGAAACCTTAACCATTGATAATAACTCAATTATTAATGGTCGGGTTACATCGCGATATTTAACTATTAACTCAAATGGCCAAATTAATGATGCTTCAGTGGCTGTGCCTTTTCATATTCAATATGGCAAAGCAACCACAACTAGCATTACTTTTACCACTGCCTTTCCAACGGGTGTTAAGCCCTTGGTGTTTCTAATGCCAACGGTTTCAACCAGTAATAGTAATAATGATGGTCCCGCGTCAGCATTACTTGGTAATGTGACCGCACAAGGTTTTACCTGGTCAAAGCAAGAGCCTGAATCACCCACCAATCAATATATTCCTTCTAATAATATGCCAGAGGTGCATTGGATAGCCGTGACCCCTGGTAATTATGATTTACCTAATGGCACTAAGCTTATAGCCGGTTCAGTTAATTATAATCAAGCATTGTTTGGGTCTAACTCACCTTATACGCCCGTTACGCTGCCTGCTAGCCAGGATGTATTGCTGAATCAAATTCAAACCCGCAATAACAATTGTTGGTTTACCAGTACTTCCCAATTTACCTCGACGGGTATTGAACTGGCATTAGACACTTCCGAAGTAAGAGATAATAGCGCTCGATGCCAACCCGGTGGCTTGAATAATAGCCAAATTCAAAATGAGACAATTGGTTACTTATCATTAAAGTCTGGCAGTGGCGCTATGGTGCTAAGCGGTGAAAATACCAATTACCATTTTGGTAAATCGCAAACTTTTACCGCAAGCGGCGTGCAAGATCTAGCTTACCAATGTGGCTTTACCACATCGCTTATCGGGTTTAGTAATATTCCGGTGTTAGTCGCGGGTAAAAATAGCCGTAATGGGGGCGATGGCGGTTGGTTACGCCGTTGTCAATTGAGCAATAGCTTGTTTAGCATGGTCGATGATGAAGACACTTATCAAGATACAGATAGAAGGCATATTTTTGAGAATTATAGCTTTGTTGCCATTGAGCGCTTAACCAAAGTGAGACAATGTTTTACCGATGATTTTCAGCGCAGCAGTGTGGGCAATGACTGGGTGGTGTCAAATAGTGGTGGTGGTTTTACCCCTTCTATTGTGAACAATCGCTTGCGGGTAACTCAGGCTGCGGGTAATCAAGCCACTTCTTCAACTTATCAACGCTTATTTCCTGCGGCAAACAACTTGGTTGAAATTGAATTTGATCACTATGCCTATGGCGGAAGTGGTGCCGATGGTATCGCCTTTGTGTTGTCGAATGCCGCGGTTACCCCACAAGCTGGTGCGTACGGTGGACCCTTGGGATATGGTGCTCGTACAACTGTGAATGGTTTTGCTGGTGGCTGGTTAGGGTTTGGTATTGATGAGTATGGTAACTTTTCAACTGAAGGCGGACCAAACGGACCAGGACGTCGTCAGCAATCTGTTGTTGTGAGGGGTTCGGGTTCGGGGACTAGCGGTTATCCTTATTTGCGAGGCTCTTGTAATAACGGCACCACTAATACGGCTGGAAACTGCCTTTCGCCAACGGTGGATAATAACAATGTGACTCCAGCACACAGATATCGTATTACCATTGATTCAAAAATAGCCGGTCAATCGATTGTTAAAGTTGAGCGTAATAGTGGTAGTGGATTCATTGAAGTAGTCCCTGCTTTTAATGCCGCGGCTATTAGCACTCAAGCGGCCATTCCCGCTGATTTTTTATTGTCATTAACCGGTTCTACTGGTGGTTCGACTAACAACCATGAAATAGACAACGTCGAAATTTGTGCGCTGGATTCAAGGCCGATTGGCGTAGTGATTGATCATTTTGAATTTACCCACAGTGGTAGCGGGTTAACCTGTGGTCCTGAAACCCTTACTCTTAAAGCTTGTGCTAATGCCGACTGCAGTCAAACGGTACCAGACTTTGTTACCGCCACGCTAAGCCCTGCAACGGTCACAGGCGGAGGAGGCTGGGTTGGTGGTAATGTTGTCAGTTTTAGTGGTGGCGCTACTACACTGCAATTGAATCGCAATACTGTAGGCACAGTGGTGGTTGATGTAACAGGCTCAACACCTGGTGCTAAACCTTTCAGCCAGACCTTATGCCGTATTGCTGGAAGTGCTGCATCTGCTGCTAATTGCACGCTAACTTTTGCTGATAGTGGTTTTATTTTTGATGTGCCTGATAAGTTAGCCAACAAACCTGCGCCAGACATAGTGGTTAGCGCGGTTAAAAAGAGTGATATCACCAAACAATGTATTCCAAGTTTTGCCAATGTGTCTAAAAATGTCGCTTTTTGGAGCACTTATACCAGCCCCTCAGTGCCTATTAATGGCCAAAGTGTGTCAGTAAATGGTACCAATGTGGGTAAAACAAGCGCTACTGCAACCAATATAGCACTTGCATTTGATGCCTTAGGCAAGGCGAAAATTGCTGTGAATTATCCTGATGCGGGCCAGCTTCAACTCGATGCGAGATATACCGGCACGGGTAATGAGCAAGGGTTAATTATGTTAGGTAATGATCCCTTTGTGAGTTTTCCGGTAGGTTTATGTATTACGCCGCAGGATACAGGTGCCCAATGTGTAGCAGGAAATAGCAGTTGTAATGTGTATAAAAAAGCCGGGGAATCATTTAACTTACTCATTCAAGGTAAAGCTTGGCAAATTGATGGTGATACTAATTACTGTGACAATCCCAATACCCCTAATTATGCCCACAGCAATATTACATTAGGTCGTAGTATAGTTGCGCCTTCAGGTGGCGAGCTTGGGACTGTGTCTAACGTAAGTTATGCTCAAGTGGCCCAAACAACCAACACTAGTATTGTGCCTCAATCAATCAGTGAAGTTGGGGTGTTTACGTTCTCGGCTAAACCGCCTACTAATTATTTAGGCTCAAGCTTCTATGATATTCCCTTAGCACAATCACCAAATATCGGCCGCTTTGTACCAGATAGATTTGTGGTGAGCGGTGTAAGTGTATTACCAGCCTGTGGCGTGTTTAGTTATATGGACCAGCCTTTCCCATTGTCGATGAATCTTACGGCTTACAATATATTTTCGAGTGTGACTAAAAATTATCAAGCAGCCTTTGCGAAAGGGACGGCTCAGTTAGTGGGCGAAAATAGTAATAATGGTACTGAGCTGTCAAACCGCCTCAGTAGCCTACCTGTCAATGCGGCGTCATGGGTTGCCGGTGTGGCTAAGGTCGACGCAAGTTATCGTGCTAAATTTGCTCGCACAACGGCCCCTAATGTTGATGGGCCTTTTAGCGCGTTAGATATCGGCGTGAAGGTTTTTGATAATGACACTAATATTGCTTTTGTCGCCGATCCAGACATGCGTGCAGACAATACGGGTAATTGCACTACGCCATTAAATACTTGCAGTGCCAAACGCATCACCACTCAGGATTTACGTCATGGCAGGGTCACTATGGATAATACCTATGGACCTGAAAATGAAATATTACGTATGCCAACCTATGCACAATATTGGAACGGCAGTCAGTGGGTTGTCAATGTTGGCGATAGTTGCAGCGTAATTAATGGCAGCTTATCTGGGGCAGAAATTTATACTCCAACTAAGGTTGCAGGTCAAACGGTAACAAGAACAAATAATAGTACTAATATTTCTGTAGGGAAGATGACCTTGTTCTGGCAAAATACAGGTACGAATAATTATCGTGGTCAAGTGCAAGCACCTGCGCAAGTTGATAGTTGGCTGCAATGGTATTGGAATTACGACACGAGTTCGGTCAATTTATTGGTTAACCCCCAGGCTAGTGCTTTTTTTGGTCGTTACCGAGGCCATGATAGGATTATTTATTGGGAAGAAGTAAGGCAATAA
- a CDS encoding type II secretion system protein, protein MLYNSSRLSQLLPCLARSHLKSLNRPNTGFSLIELVVGMLVISIAIVMMTSMFFPQADRSVESLHRMRSAELAHSVMNEIWGKRYDQQTNPNGGVPACNSPLGLTCSVTLGPNGETRENYNDVDDYNGLNINSLMFNSSQTYAAVYINFGLSVEVSYVDATTQAAKLISVNVTTPNNEVITYQAVRSNY, encoded by the coding sequence ATGCTTTATAACTCAAGTCGTTTAAGCCAGTTGTTACCGTGTTTAGCACGCTCGCACCTAAAGTCGCTTAATCGGCCTAACACGGGCTTTTCACTGATTGAATTAGTGGTGGGAATGTTAGTGATCAGCATCGCGATTGTGATGATGACATCGATGTTTTTCCCCCAGGCCGACAGATCCGTTGAGTCACTGCACCGGATGCGCTCTGCTGAATTAGCCCATTCTGTGATGAATGAAATTTGGGGTAAACGCTATGATCAACAAACCAACCCCAATGGTGGTGTGCCTGCGTGTAATAGTCCTTTAGGGTTAACATGCTCAGTCACATTAGGACCAAACGGTGAGACTCGTGAAAATTATAATGATGTAGATGATTATAATGGATTGAATATCAATTCATTGATGTTCAACTCAAGCCAAACCTATGCTGCTGTTTATATTAATTTTGGTCTGAGCGTTGAGGTGAGCTACGTTGATGCCACCACTCAAGCGGCTAAGCTGATCTCGGTCAATGTCACTACACCCAATAATGAAGTGATCACTTACCAAGCCGTAAGGAGTAATTATTGA